The sequence below is a genomic window from Sander lucioperca isolate FBNREF2018 chromosome 10, SLUC_FBN_1.2, whole genome shotgun sequence.
actctgacattctggttctgcttcggatgccgtcaagcgggatctccgatcgtaatctgtccttcactgaccaatcagcattcattagcagaatgctagcgtgttatgggcaacaacgactcaacctgtaacaaatcgaaagggcataagtactcgttcattcaacttttgacctataatccatgttgaacttgcaaaaactacaatcaaatctgagatttctcatcgacaatcgggcgaaagagacaaatttagccatctagctccatagggtcccattcattttgcactggaccgtgatcacccccagtggaactctggtggaactgcaaccaaagtaggtacaatggggctaaatagggagtggaacggctttccgtagacgggctttggaaAAACGCATACCTCAGTAGGCTTTACAGTCACAGTGGTGTCAGAGCCAACCcaagctaaaaaataaataccctCAGTACAGGCATTTTAAGAGAGATCCCTCTTCTCAGACCGCTAGGTACAAAACAattaacataaaataataactaaCTCACGGAGCATAACGTTGATAGTGATCACTTCTGCATCCTTGATAACATTAAAATGGTAAAAGGAGGAATGAAGCCATGTGACTCAAATGACGGTTAAAAGACAGCATTCTGGCTCCATTTTTAACTTTACATATCTATTTTTGATTTTTGCAAAAATGCAGCTATAAGGCTGATACTTTACTGAATAGGGCAATCGACAAAATGTTGTCTTTTAAGACAAATATTAAAgtcttttacattacattcttTTTAAACTCTTTCAGAGAGTAAACCAAGAAATGCATTCAGTCAGAGTTCATTAACCCAGAGGCTAACTCTAACTCTGGCCTTCACCTCAGCTTTTATTGTTGTGTTTTGATAGTAGCAGGCAGTAAAACTAGACCTGGGTGTCTGGACTCTGACATCACTTTACACATAATTACACACTTATTGTGCATTAGTTACTTATGACCATCCTGGCTTGTGAAATGCAAATCCTCATCATATATGTTTGGAAATTACAGACGATCGCAGACATGTTTAGAGATGAGTCAGAAATTTGATTTGCTTTTAGGTTTATAATATTACACTAAAACACTGAAAGAATAAAACGTTCTTACGCATGCGAGCGCCCTGATGTGTATAGGCACTCAGAGTCTCACAAACAGATGCACCAAATATCTTTTGtgctggaaaataaaataaaaattaataatagTGAGCCTGAAAAAATGCATATACCAGTAATAATATGACACATTGTCACAAAAGACACAAATCAGGTTATTGCACTGGAGTTTTTGGCCTTTTGGACTTTTATAAAATACAGATAAAGATTTGGTTCTcctgtataatatatatacagtgcaaatatatatatatatatatatatatatatatatatatattcaatgtCAGGTTTCAGTACTTTTTTGGTAGCTACCGGCACATACTGAAGTTTAGCATTGTGTTAGTTTACTATGTATGCTTTTCCAGATACTACCTGGTCACCATCAGAGCACGGTCagtacagtaggctatgttattgcaacaacaacaaaaacagagaaagaaaagaaagaagaaagaggaaTTGCATTTCAAAACCCtgaaatatttcattttgatgTGTTTAAGTTTGCTATAAAAGCCTGTAAAAGGAGACAATATGGACCTTCTATGGTTTTTCAGACAAGAAAATGattcaaaatgtattgtttgaAAATGTATGTGTGGCATTCTGGATCTGCCGTATACATTTATGGTGTATTGCAAGTTATTTACATATATTATTTTCATGGTGAGagggaagagaaaagaaagaactacatgTATACATGTGAACTGAATTCACTCAATTTCAAATACCAAGGATAATCAAATAATTTTTCCCGAGGATTGAAATGACCCCACGGTGTAAGAATAACTGTCACCTTCAGGTTAATGACCTTGGTAGATAAACCTCTGCTGTATTAGCAGTAGGTCAAGGTCAGTTGTTATGGTCCAGACATGGTGTTCATCACGCACTGAGAGTTCAATGACCTGGGAAAACTAAAACCAGAGGAAAAGCCAAAGTTAAAATTAAGGGCAAGACCTTaccagaaaatcaaactgtgttTGGTGGATATGTTGACACAATTCTCTTTCAAAATAGCTGTCCTATTATTTGTTATTACAGTCTTAACTTGTTAATGCTTACAGTCAAGTGTCtttacatatttttgtattttagtttaaaaaaaaggcttgGACATTCTTTAGGAGCCAGCCTTACATCATGCTTCATCAGACTGTTTCACTTGCTTGATCTCGGAATTCATCAGTTCTTCCACTTATAGAAGAATATGAAGGCAATTCTATTTTTACTGACTTGGAGGAGATAAGCCTCTGTCCTCCGTCCTCCGTGTCCGTCTCTGCCTGCTCCTAACCTCTATAAACACGAGCCTTATCGCAAGCATTTACAACTGTCAGGCCGCTTCGTGAAGCAGGCTGAGGGCTTTCTGAGGGCATTACAGGTTACTTTGCTGAAAGGATCACATTCTCGAAGATACCATAATGTGTTTCATCATGCATTCAAAGCTGAGAGGCCCATTATGATTTAGACATGTCACGCCTCACATGAATAATCGCTGTAGTATATCATAATGAGATCActccaggaaagaaaatgaggCCATGAAACCTATGGAGTATTCTTGAAGGGATGAGTAAAGAGACTGATGAAGGAAAACAAACACTCGGTGACTGGTGCTGCCACTAGTGTCTGGCTTGTAATCTTTTTATTGCAGTCATTCACTGTATGAACTGACCTTGACACCACAGTGCTCTGTGGTTCAGATCTTCCTCTAGAACTTCCATGATGATGGATTCAGGCTTCTTGGCTTGTGCAGCAGGTGTCCCCACAGAAGTAAAGAGCATAatatgttgtgtatatatatatatatatatatatatatatatatatatgtatatatatatatatatatatatatatatatatatcacctgGCTGTCACTATATAATGTGGTGAACATTGGTAGTTGGTTAATTATCCATAGGAGCCTGTCATTGAAAAtgagaagtttgtttatttgtgACAACAATAAAGCAATTATCTTATCAGTCTCCCGCCTCTGTGCCAGGCACAGGGAAAATTAGggtaaacacatttaaatgccAAGTGGAACATTGTACTGCCTGTTACAGACGCCATAAACTGGACTTCCTTAAATTTTCTTGGCCAAGTTTTATTGTTTCAGAATAAAAACAGCTCTATCTGTCTCACTGTGAGAAATATAACATAAACGCAACTGAGGACCTGCCAAAGCACTGGGTTTTTACAACTAAACGGACAATCTTCAGTGATTATCTCTTATTCTGTTTATCAGCCAGCCAGCCACTCCATTTTTACTTCAGTGTTTATagtgcatactgtacatacttttttttaaccactttGGTCCGGTTGGAAATATCCCAGCAACTATTAGATGGATTCCATGAGATTTTGTACAGACACTTATGTTCCCGAGAGGATAAATCCTTCTAATTTTGGGGATCCACTGACATTTCCTTTAGTACCACAATGaggttgtgtttttttgtgaaatgtctCAAACACTATTGGGTAAACTGCCATTACATTTCGGACACACACTCATGTCCCTTTCAGGATACATTGTAATAACCTTGATgcaatatttttattgtaaatcaGGTAAAATCTTCAATTAGGTTAGTATCAGTAGCATTTCTAAAATCATTGATTGGGCAGTTTTATACCACCAAATTaggtttaaaaaatgtcattcCTGTTCCAGGATTACAATGAGATAAATGTAGTTGCTACACCTCATGGACTCAACTTATCATTGTCAATGACCCTGATCTACTTTGGCTCCTTTCTAGTTCTCCAGGTGTAGGGACACGGTGTGGGGCTGATAACCTCATCAGTCCTTGGTAGCTTGGTACTGCCTGGATTAATGACTCCGGCTACGAGATAAGGCCCAACCCTCTTGATATCCAGGCGTTACTCCTCCAGCTCCTTTTCATTGAGAAAAGCTTATCGGTTTCCCAGGGTTATTCCATTAGTCACCTGGCAGAGCTCATGGTTGTTTTTCACAGAGAGTGTATTGACAAGTCAAAGTCCACTTAGCAGGGTGGGTTGGCCTCATAAATACGGGGACACTGGAGGGAGCAGTAGCAGTACTTGCAAGCTCTTGCAGAGCCCATACTGTGAGAGGTCTCTTACATTTAACTACATAGATCTCTACAACCTTTAAAAATGGATAACGGGTGTCATTGTGCAGCTAACAGCGAAAGGCTTTCGAATCCTATCCTCTACAACATCCTGAGCCAAATGGATAACAGCAAACCAAGCCAAAACTGCTTCAACTACAATTCCATGACTCATGGATGCACCTGTGAACTGCGACGGACAGTATGCTTGAAAAGGCCATCTGAGATCTGCAAAGAAGCGTCAGCAGTTCTAGTTAAAACTGTCCATTTCATGAAGAACTTACCTGCGTTTAACCAGATGCCACCAAAGGACCAGTTCGCACTTCTCAAAAGCTGCTGGGCACCGCTCTTCATCTTGGGTCTGGCCCAGGAGCATGTGGACTTTGAGGTGATGGACACACCTTCTGACAGCATGCTGAAAAAGATTCTCCTAAACCGTCAAGAGAGCCctgagatggagagggagcagCCCACCATGGCCGGTGCCAGCAAACTCAAGTCCTGCCTCAAAAAGTTTTGGAGTTTGGATTTGAGTCCAAAGGAATATGCATACCTCAAAGGGACCACACTATTTAATCCAGGTATGTATTTATCTGATGTCTGTtatgaaaaattaaataaaaacacttaaCTCTCAGGAGTACATTTTCAATTACTGCTGAAAGAACACTGCAAAAAAACTGCATCATACAGTATCTAATTTCTTGTCTTTACATTCAACAGATGTCCCAGATTTAAAGGCAGCTCTGTTTGTTGAAGGCTTGCAACAGGAGGCTCAGCATGCCCTCAGCGAGGTGGTCCAACTCCTTCACCCAGGGGACCAGGAGTGCTTTGCTCGAATCCTCCTCACAGCCTCCATGCTGCAGAGCATCACACCCAGCCTCATCACTGAACTCTTCTTCCGGTCCGTGATAGGCCAGGCGGATCTGCTGGAGCTGTTGGTCGACATGCTCTTCTGCCGATAGTAGAGGCTAGGAGGACTTCATGTAACTGTCCTGGAGAAAGTTGAATCCAATGTTTTCAACGTTGGTGATGCAGACCTTTTTGTTGACCAACCCAAGCAATGTGTCCTCCATGAGATGAAGGAATTCCTGACAGTGGACTGCTCTTGTAATAGCCgacaaaaaatatgaattgGTGAACATGAGACTATGAGTTACATTTACACTGAAGCTCAGGTCACTTTAGCCTAGTCTGAAAATCTTTTATCCGCTGAAGTGGACTTTCCACATAAAGACAGGCTGTACCCACAATTGTATCTTGTGTTGGAGATCTTTTCTGTTTGCTTCAATGTTGCAAATAAGTCCGCATTTACAGAacatttcaaataaatatatttttgtacATGAACGTAATAGTGAAGTTCTGTCTCAATCTTTTAAAAAGACTCACAGTAAGCCACAATTGTTATGTACCAGATATTACCTGACAGACACTCATTATTACATATAACAGGTACATCTTTTTTTAAGCTTATTTTTTAGGGGTTTATTGCCTCTATAGATGACAGGAAtgtgaggagagagagggaataatAGGCAGCAAAGGGGTGCTCTACTGTACCTGGGTGAGCTAAAGGTCGCCCCAGACAGGTCCATTATTACTACCATGTGCAGCCAAGTATTGCTCAAGCCCCATTATTTTAGCTTCAATAATGCATACATAAACTGAAAATATATTGTAATACAGTGTGACAGTTTCTTCCTCTAATTTTGAGGCAACTTCAAAATTTAAGgcaaacactgttttttttaaagattattttttgggcatttttaggtgTTCATTCGACAGGACAGTCGAAgacataaaaggggagagagagggggaatgacatgcagcaaggggccgcaggtcggagtcgaacccgggccgctgcttTGACACTATGTACTTTGTCTCCCTCTTATGGAAAATAGTGCAAGTTACATGTTTAATCTGAGAAACTATAATCACAGACGCATTCAAAAATGAACTTAAATTGAGCCATTTTTCATGCACAAAAGTGGAAGAAATCAAGTATCCTAAAAAAAGTCTGAGTTTACTTTTAATCTGAAGGATAGATTTTATATAGAACAAGCCCTCTTGATTCGCCCTAGCCTGTGGTATGCTAGTTGTGAAACTGTGAGCTTTTGCATGACACCTCATACAGGTAAAATAGGAATGTGCTGGCGGGGGCAGACAGCCTGAGGAAACCGGGATAAACAGGGCAACTGCAACACACCACAAACACTAAAAGCTCAACATTTGGCAGAATAATTCAGATTCCTTGCTTTGTATGTAGTTTACTGGGCTTTGTTGAGTAGATTTTTCTACTCAACATTTCTACAAATAAGAAATTGTTTAACCTATTTTCAGTACAAATCATTGTTTCCAGAATTTAGAATAATTCTTTTGATCCTAGTGCAGCTATCTGTCTTATTCTGTGCTGTTCTAAGGTAATGACAATACATTTGTGAAGTGCTCACATTTGTTTTTCATCTTTGATGCACATTATAAGCGTATAATTACAGATGTCTTAGTTGGCAGCTGCAACAACAGAACTGTTGTCTAAAGGACAAACTTTTTAAGACTGATGTATATCTTAAAATATACATTATAGGTTTATATAGTTCCATTCATTTGACCCAAATTTCAGGATAAGACTGATTTTGTGCACTGCTTCTTCCCTTCGCAATACATGACAAAGACAAACCCCAGGATTCTATTTCCTTTTTGTCAGAACCAGCCAAACAAGTTCTTTCTTTTGCCGAGGGCGGAAAAAGTCTGCCTGGTACAACACAGTGACCTCAGGGAGATGAGCTTGACAACAATAATCCAAAGATTTAAAGAAGAAAAGTAGGCTAAAAACACAGCATTAGAAAACCTTGTGAAGAACAGACTTGTTGATATATGAGAGAAAATAATTGCAAAACAAATGGAGCTGCATGaatggagagaagaaaaaggtTGGTACAAAGCTCTGCAAGCATCAAGCATTATTACCCATTTTCTGTAAGGTAAAATGAGAAATAGATTACTTAAAAACCATAAAGACATTTTCTTGCATGCACACGAAAAGGCATAAACAAGCAtggagatttttattttgttaaaaaccaAGACTTAtctgtgaataaaaaaaataaaaaaaactgtggccAAATGCCAcacatggttaaaaaaaaaacacagtaacaTTGACATAAAAATATGTACATCAAAATATGGCTTAATGCAGTTTTCAGGTCAAAACATGCTTTCGAGGAATCTAACTAGCAGGAGTTAACAAGCCCATGCATACATACATCGATAGGGTACATGCACAATGGCTTGCATAAACTATCACAGACAAGAATGAGGACGGTTACATTCTACCATCAGTCTCTATCGTCTGGCCTGACTGCTAAGATTGTATGGAGTgtagtcatgttttattttctgaaaaCAACTTGAAACACTGcatacaaatacataaaaaacgGCATTGTCTTTCCCtgtgtaataaaaataattgtttccTCCATGGGTCATTTGCTggagagatttaaaaaaaaaaaaaaaggtccatgAATTTAAATGACACTCCAATAGCAAACATTAGCTAGACCACTAAGAGCAGCAGTTCCACTACCCAGGGTAAAAGGTGCTCCACTCagtaacagcaacaacaacaaaaatgacagcAGAAGGGTAACATTGTCCATCTAGTTGGCTACATCACTTGTCAGTTCAGgtacttgtgtgtctgtgtcccccTTCAGAGAAGAAGCGGCGCGCCTGAAGAGTCCGTTTCGGTGTCATGGTAGGGCGAGTAGGGTGTGGTGGTGCTGGAGGAGTAAGCTGTGAGAGAAGGAGCTTTATTTAATGCactgaaaacacatttcatGCACAAATGTGAGACACAAAAGTTTAACCAGGACActgaaacattcacacacacagtgaaagtTGTGGACACACAACTCTTTCTAAGAAACCACATCTGATTCATGCACAGTGTTCTTCTTGTTTTACCAGATCATGTTTAAGCCTAAGTTAACTGTCAGTGTTGCATATCGCTTTATAATCATGTGAAAACTTTACAACTTTACAAAGATAGACAAACTGAGGAATATGGTTAGGAAAGTAACCCCCCccctttaatgtttttattatgaccaCACATGCTAAGCATGACACTCTATGTACTTTGTCTCCCTCTTATGGAAAATAGTGCAAGTTACATGTTTAATCTGAGAAACTATAAATCACACAGACGCATTCAAAAATGAACTTAAATTGAGCCATTTTTCATGCACAAAAGTAAGTGGAAGAAATCAAGTATCCTAAAAAAAGTCTGAGTTTACTTTTAATCTGAAGGATAGATTTTATATAGAACAAGCCCTCTTGATTCGCCCTAGCCTGTGGTATGCTAGTTGTGAAACTGTGAGCTTTTGCATGACACCTCATACAGGTAAAACAGGAATGTGCTGGCGGGGGCAGACAGCCTGAGGAAACAGGGATAAACAGGGCAACTGCAACACACCACAAACACTAAAAGCTCAACATTTGGCAGAATAATTCAGATTCCTTGCTTTATGTGTAATTTACTGGGCTTTGTTGAGtagattttattttacaaataagAAATTGTTTAACCTATTTTCAGTACAAATCACAGTTTCCAGAATTTAGAATAATTCTTTTGATCCTAGTGCAGCTATCTGTCTTATTCTGTGCTGTTCTAAGGTAATGACAATACATTTGTGAAGTGCTCACATTTGTTTTTCATCTTTGATGCACATTATAAGCGTATAATTACAGATGTCTTAGTTGGCAGCTGCAACAACAGAACTGTTGTCTAAAGGGCAAACTTTTTAAGACTGATGTacatcttaaagtgcccatattatgaaaaaaaaacactttttctgggatttggggtgttattttgtgtctctggtgcttccacacacatacaaactttgaaaaaaatccatgcaTGCTGTTttagtgagatacagtttctgaatgtgtcctgccttcagtctctgggtgagctgttcaaaatcggcacggcttgtgacgtcacaagccgaaacgagcaggctaaccgcaaccattagctcgtagcgttagcgttagcatgctaacgctaacatgctacctcgttctcaatagcaaagcactgctacaacacacacaagttcaccataatctacaaaagaactacttccatgcgcgccctcatttagaagtctcctagctaatcctgccttgtaactgaccgaagttgtaaaaacagcctttcttttactgtctatggagctagctagctgacatgatctacatctgagccactgggcatgtgcaagtgcaatcaaagatagtacagaagaagaagaagaaaagaggtctcactctgtagctaaaacagagaccaggtgaaaagaggatctggagcagtgagagagagcactgcagtacaacaaaaatatggtgttttttgaaaattaaatcatgtaaacctattctggtacaaccttaaaatacaattatgaacctgaaaatgagcataatatggctgctttaaaatatacattataggtttatatagttctattgaTTTGACCCAATGAGACACAAAAAGTTTAACTGGGACACTGACACATTCACAGGCCACATAGTGAAAGTTGTGGACACACAATGTGGTGTACCATCATTCAAAGACATGTAACAGGACACCCCGTACTTTTAACCGGCTCTCCGCAGAACAACAACATCAGAAAAGAGGCTGCTGCTCAATAATCCATATGTAACCCAAGTTGTTCGCTAAAATTACATAATAAACCATGGGACATTATGTGGCATATATTTAATGGGACTCGATCTGCTGCTCTGGCAGGTGGTGTAGAATGACCGCTGAGCTGGAGGGGAGAATGAGGCAGATTGATAGTCGGGTGTAAGGTGGCAGATGAGGGGGAGGAGGCAGCTAATGAGCGAGGGATTGTAATATGCAAAGAAAAGGGCAGGAATGTGGGGCTTTCACTGGTTAAAGAGAGGTATTTTACTGGAAGGTAGAGAGGATGTGAGAAAatccctgcagctgcagcaggtaCAATGGACTGCAAAGACCTCTGAGCCCCACACACTGATTCACCGGGGTAGTAATTATACCTCAATGACCAGGACAAATGAAGACGGTATCTCCATCAGCACAAAGTGTACAATTATTAATAAAATGTGCAATATTTCTAACCACTACTCACACGCTTGTACACTCTTGGTGCTGACTGATTCTAGTAATCTATCTAATCCAACTCTTAATTCCGCTCATGTGCATTTACATCAACCCAAAGGAAGACATAAATGTATCCCAGAATGTACTCACTTCTCCCGCTGTAATGTCTCATTTTCCTCGCCAGCTCATCTGATGGCGTTTGCTCCGACACTTTCACCTCTGGAACTGTGGAGGTGGACGAAAAGACAAAATGAGCACAAGATAGACAAGGAGCTTCAACAGACATTAATGCAGTCTCATTATAGAACTAATCCGGTCATCTTGGCTATGCGGCAATATGTTTAACAAGACAGCGTGTACCTGTATCAACTTGTCTCAGATTAACCAATTATTGTGAGGTCATTGCCTGGTGTATTAGGGCTTAAAAACTATGAGCCAAACAAAAACAGCGTGCCAACAGACACTGTGAGTCATTCAGGGAAAACAGATCAGATGATTGGTGTATTTGGTATGTTGCAGCCAGATGGTGGTGAAAAAAGTTGTCATGTGGtatcttattattattcataCAGCAGTAAATGTTAATGGTTATTGTCGCATGACATTCTTACAGTCACTGCTCATTAAAGTGTTGGTCATGGTCTCATTGCCACTGTCAGGGAGAGTCCCGTCACTCCTCCCATTAGTACGCTGTCCTGTAGACTGATGGCTCTTGTTTCTCTTGCCCTTTCGCGTGCTGATGCGGATGACTCCGTGCACCAGCTTGCACTCTGCCTCCTGTTCCTCCAGGTTGTAGTCCTGAGCGATGCTGTAGATGAGCTCGCTGATCTCGTTGGTCTTGCGGGAGAAAGAGGAGTCAGAGGTGCACTTGGCCAGCTGGTCAATCTGGTGCAGGGCGTAAAGCTCCAGCAGCTTCTTGGTGATAAGAGAGTCAATGTCTGTGCCTGTGTCACCCAGGTCATCTAAGTCATAGTCCTCACGGGATAACAGGCTGGTGTTGCTGACAGGTCGCTGGCTTTCCCCCTTGCCGGGTGTACGGGTTCGTTTGGGGGCTGCAACTGTATACTTTACTGTCTGACCTGCGATGCGCACATCTGGGTAGCGGAAGCTGTCACTCATGGGCAACTTAGATGGTTTGGTAGACTTGCTGGACTCCAAAGGCATGCCACAAGTGGGGCTGGTCACAGCTATGCCATTAGGAGGGTGTGGCTCACTGCCTGCTTTAGGAGGATGGTCTGTGGAGCTCTCATTAACAGGCAGGCAGGGCTCTCGGCTGCCATAAAATCCACAGGTCAGTACACAGCAGATAAGAGCCTTACAGCCACTCCAACCCACGGAGGCGCAAGAGCCACAGGCATGTCTGTTGGTAGGCGTACTGTCTGCGGACCCAGGAATAAATCCTATAGTCTCAGAGCCCCGAGCCGTGCCATTTCGCGGGTGGCCTCTGCTGCGACCATTCTTGCATTCTGAGTACCGGAAGTGGTCAGTGTGGTGCTCACGTAGATTCTCCCCACGAGGATCCTTGTAGGAGTCTTGGCTGGCCGTGCTCTCCTTGGATATAGTCCGAGTTGGTCTGTACTTTTCTGCTCTGGAGTTATGGTGTTTATGGTGGCAGGACGCCTGGGGAGCCCCTGTGCTGTGGCCAGGCATGGCTCAGAATACCTGGGACCTGGTGTGGGAGAAGCATGTTTAGAAATAATAACCAGGTGTAAACCTCCTCTTGTGCTGCATCACAGGCTTGCAGCATTAAACGCACCATGACACATTAAAATAGCCTGAATTGAAAAGTTACGTGGTTAACACTGGCTGCCAGTAGAGCAACCTCCCGGAAATTCTGagaatgtaaataaaaatgagtGCATTGATTGATGGCCTGATAATAATTTGACCCATTTCGTCGCGCTCTTGGAGCATGTTTGGTCTACAGTACATGTGCAGAGAAACAGTTCAGACCAAAACTCATTCAACATTAAACGTTTTTAAGTTTACTTACAAAACGTTCACTTACCGCATAAGTGGAAACGCTTGTGGTTGTCTTTTATCCCAGATAACTTGTTCGGCGAGCAAACCGCGGAAGTCTCACAGAGAAAACTTCTGCTAGCGCTtcaaacagagaaagaaagacggaTTTCGACCGCCCACAGATTTTCAGGTGACTTCCaagaaacaacaaactttgcaAACCTGAAGTCGGATGCCTCAACCGAACAACGCAACTCGGCTCACTCGCGTCGTCTCCTTTTTTTGTAAAACTTAGTCTCGTGTTAGTCTTGCGTTGCCGTGAGTTTCCAATGTTTGGCTATTAACTGCGGTTACAGCTAATCCAGATCCTACACCCACCCACAGGTGAGTCGTGACGTCATGTTAGGGCGGATATAAGAGCACAGAAGAaggaaagaggagggaaggacaataaaagacaacaaaaagagGACCagtgaataaaaacaaagaaaaatatggaaaagaaaaagaaaatagttgCAAATCTGATATAAAAGGGAACCTTTTGATCTTTTGTCAGATTGTAATTTAGTACCATGTGATGCCACATAACTCATGGTGAAATTCTGCACATTACATTGTGACAAGTGGACTTTttcatatatgcacacacatgctgtgaacacacacacgcgcgcatacacacacacacacgcgcacacacacacacacacatacacacacacacacacacacacacacacacacacacacacacacacacacacggtaggTCTGACATGCACACAGAGGTGCACAGCTGCAGAGCCAGCAGGTGTTTTTACCAAGCAATATCTTTCATTCTGCCCTATTTTTCCTCTATGGAAACACTTAATCACCCACTCTTTGAAATGAAATAGTAAGGCCACCTGGAGAAAAATGAGTCTGTGTAGCTTGGTTTCACTGCAGTCATAATAAAACAGGGGCACAAAAAAATGAAGTAGGCCTACATCAAAAGTTTATTGTATAATTAATGCAAATACTATTTCATATCATACAGTAGATTGAATATCTATTCCTTTGAATATTGTTATACAGGTCACATTATGAATTCTAGCACAATAAAGATTAACTGAATTTAAGGATTAATCGTAGTACTTATTATATAATTTACTGGGTGTCTATGGATTACAGTTTCTTAAGTCAATATACATTTGTCATGTTATTGAGCTACCATCtatatcatttatttttctggTCTTTTGTAATATGTTAAGATATTTAAAGTCATGACACTAATACCAAAAAACAAAGTTGACAGAAAATGAGAGTATGTTTTCAATGTAGCCtttgtattatgtttttataaaatgtaaaatagacACACAACATTAAGGTCAATATACAGATACAAGTGCCTC
It includes:
- the nr0b2a gene encoding nuclear receptor subfamily 0 group B member 2a, translating into MDNGCHCAANSERLSNPILYNILSQMDNSKPSQNCFNYNSMTHGCTCELRRTVCLKRPSEICKEASAVLVKTVHFMKNLPAFNQMPPKDQFALLKSCWAPLFILGLAQEHVDFEVMDTPSDSMLKKILLNRQESPEMEREQPTMAGASKLKSCLKKFWSLDLSPKEYAYLKGTTLFNPDVPDLKAALFVEGLQQEAQHALSEVVQLLHPGDQECFARILLTASMLQSITPSLITELFFRSVIGQADLLELLVDMLFCR
- the kdf1a gene encoding keratinocyte differentiation factor 1 yields the protein MPGHSTGAPQASCHHKHHNSRAEKYRPTRTISKESTASQDSYKDPRGENLREHHTDHFRYSECKNGRSRGHPRNGTARGSETIGFIPGSADSTPTNRHACGSCASVGWSGCKALICCVLTCGFYGSREPCLPVNESSTDHPPKAGSEPHPPNGIAVTSPTCGMPLESSKSTKPSKLPMSDSFRYPDVRIAGQTVKYTVAAPKRTRTPGKGESQRPVSNTSLLSREDYDLDDLGDTGTDIDSLITKKLLELYALHQIDQLAKCTSDSSFSRKTNEISELIYSIAQDYNLEEQEAECKLVHGVIRISTRKGKRNKSHQSTGQRTNGRSDGTLPDSGNETMTNTLMSSDFPEVKVSEQTPSDELARKMRHYSGRTYSSSTTTPYSPYHDTETDSSGAPLLL